A region of Haliotis asinina isolate JCU_RB_2024 chromosome 9, JCU_Hal_asi_v2, whole genome shotgun sequence DNA encodes the following proteins:
- the LOC137296900 gene encoding uncharacterized protein, with protein MADQPSGFSDQLVSENSIDESGIYQTNINRGMLRLDGYENQAFEETSTDPTPEVRNGYAPNGTSPNPQNGTAVRLPPPPSKKDILAQKTSSAQTPAEQIATADQTDVSSSGYSLPVVYDNRSGNNVVIQERVVVPQSDGTSEIQTRAIPERWRDLDQPLRQKKLKFLKIFGTIAIILFFPTGIPACYYAFKAKTEFDEGIMRGNIDTAAKYAKRAERLIILSGILALVFGILVLAMIERSMNPERYANWHPGGIVGQ; from the coding sequence atgGCTGACCAGCCTTCCGGATTCTCCGACCAACTGGTCTCTGAGAACAGCATCGATGAGAGCGgtatttatcaaacaaacatcaacagaGGGATGCTCAGACTCGACGGATACGAGAACCAGGCATTTGAAGAAACCTCAACAGATCCCACGCCAGAAGTTCGAAATGGATATGCGCCAAATGGTACTTCGCCAAATCCGCAAAATGGTACTGCTGTACGACTTCCGCCACCGCCGTCAAAAAAAGACATTTTAGCACAGAAAACATCCTCTGCACAAACACCTGCAGAGCAAATAGCGACCGCAGACCAAACCGATGTATCGTCATCCGGGTATTCGTTACCGGTTGTTTACGACAACAGAAGTGGTAACAATGTCGTAATACAAGAACGGGTTGTGGTACCTCAGTCAGATGGAACAAGTGAAATACAGACTCGTGCAATACCAGAAAGATGGCGAGATTTGGATCAGCCGCTGCGTCAAAAAAAGTTAAAATTCTTGAAGATCTTCGGCACTATAGCAATAATATTATTCTTTCCTACCGGCATACCTGCGTGCTACTATGCTTTCAAGGCAAAGACTGAGTTTGACGAGGGAATTATGAGAGGCAACATTGACACGGCGGCCAAGTACGCCAAAAGGGCCGAGCGGTTGATTATTTTGTCGGGGATCCTCGCCCTTGTCTTTGGTATATTGGTGTTAGCAATGATTGAACGTTCAATGAACCCAGAGAGGTACGCAAACTGGCACCCTGGGGGTATTGTAGGGCAGTGA
- the LOC137297352 gene encoding uncharacterized protein, with translation MTFMLNSLGCFTCTSLNGSNPSCRDPFNPVHVNYQTNCEQGMEGRVGTFPAKYCTKIKGVRVDTQSEMLVRSCGMKSMLNTCGLFRFKEHDYNGCLMSCKANACNQGSVLRHVTSNIFVLTVSALVLGKNS, from the exons atgacgTTTATGC TGAATAGCCTTGGTTGTTTcacatgtacatctctgaatgGAAGTAACCCCTCCTGCCGTGATCCCTTCAACCCAGTCCACGTGAACTACCAGACTAACTGCGAGCAAGGCATGGAGGGCAGAGTCGGGACGTTTCCGGCCAAATATTGCACCAAGATCAAAGGAGTAagag TTGACACCCAGTCCGAGATGCTGGTCCGGTCGTGTGGGATGAAGTCGATGCTCAATACCTGTGGATTGTTTCGGTTCAAGGAACATGACTACAACGGCTGCCTAATGTCGTGTAAAGCTAACGCGTGCAACCAGGGTAGTGTACTACGTCATGTAACATCAAACATATTTGTGCTTACGGTTTCAGCGCTAGTTCTAGGCAAAAACAGTTGA